CTGTGAATAGTTGCCTTGTATGTACTGTGAAAGCTGCCTTTATATGCATTTTTGACCaagtattgttattttttttcctatacaTTAGATGctgtaaaatgtaaaatttagtcagaaaaataaaaaaaaaaatattttcaaatacaggggaaatgaataaaaatataaaaaaattgtttttattcgaaacataaaatttttgactcattGCAAATTTTCCTAACCTTGCCTAATATTTCGTTATCttttttatcttgattttttttcaaatttaaattaataggtatctgaaaattttttttttaaagttgatctttactttatttcactaaaagaatttaagaaaaaatttcacattatgGAATTAATTTCTCAAGATGTCAAATATTCttctttaacctttttttaatttttttttcttttttttccattaattattataatatttacctaaattaataaaaaaaaattaaattaattttatttaatttctttaatcaatttttatttaatttttaaattaatgtttaataaattttttaaaatgatttttaattattttttaaaacgattctttattaatttttaaaaaaatttttaatgaattaaaaaatattttttaaattttatttttttacttttaagatttttaatactttttataccgatttttaatttttttttattttattattttaaatataaaaaaaattaaaaaaaaatatttttaaattaatattttatttcaaaatattttttttattttcatttttattttttttttttttttttttaattcgatttttttcttgttttattctttattttatgctcaaaattattttttaaagaaaattaaatttaaaaaaaaatcgtactaaaaattatcaaacaagcttgtttaatgaaaaatgaaatttaaaaaaaaaataattttaagcaattacttattttcataaagataaagaataaaacaataaaaaattaaaagaaaagcttgtttgatactttttagttcgatttttaaaaaatttttttttatatatttttcctttattttttttttttgagaagcaAAATTGAGAGCactaaattatgataaaattttatgttttatgtaattttgtgataaaatttgattttgaccTTCAGATaagcttttaattaaacaaccaaatttttttatctattttcgtttgttttgccTGAAAGTCGTTGCACTGtctgaattttaattgttcgTAACTAGATAAATCCAACAACAATTAATTTGTGTAcaactttttgtttgtcaCTCTCATCTTCGCATTTAGTCGATTCAGTTGGAGAAATATCAGATGAGCGTTAGTATGTCAGTAGAGCACTTAACGTTCGACCTTGATTCAATTCTTCGTGAATTGGGACCTTTTGGGCGATTTCAACGGAagatttatacttttttctcGATTCCGTTCATTTTTGCGGCATTTTTTGCGTTGAGTTATGTTTTTACAACGGGAGTTGTTCCTcataggtgagtttttttccattaaaaaattatttttttaacaaaaattgtttagaaaAGATGCTTGATACCCGAATGTGAGTCCCAAAACTCGTCAGAATGGATTTCCTTCGCTATTCCAAAGAGATTTAACAAGACTTTTGAGCAATGTTTGCGATACAATTCAACTTCGATGGAGGCGTCTTGTACTTTTGATGCTTTTAATCGTTCGGATGTCATCAGATGTGAAGAAATTGTGTTCGAGACTCAAGAGAAGACGATTCAAACGGAATGGAATCTCATctgtgaagaaaataaatggaaattaacAATTGTTGGTACATTAAATGTGGTTgggcaatttttttgcatacctATTATTGGGATTATTTCTGatcggtaagaattttttttgaattttttttaaatatttttttttaataatttttttaaataaatattttttttttttatatttttttttaatatttttttaatattttttttaatattattttttttttttaaatatttttttaatatttttttttaattttttaaaaatattttaattttttttagatttggaagaaaaatcgCTTTAATAATTGGAATGTTAGGAGGCGGAATTTTTGGTACATTACGAGCTTTTTCCCAAAGTTACCCGATGTTCCTTCTTTTGGAGTTTCTTGACACTTTTTGCAGTTCAGGAGGATCTAACGTTGCTTACGTCTTAAGTTTGGAATATCTTCAACCGCAACATCGAAGTATGGGAGCGATGGTTTTCAGTATTATGTATCCTGTTGGAATGATTTTCATCGCACTTTTAGCGAATTACCTTCAAAATTGGCGTCATCTCCTATTATCGCTTTATGTCCCAACTTTTATCggatttttctacttttggcTCATTCCAGAGAGCATGAGATGGCTTCACAGTAAAGGTCGAttggatgaaatttcaaaaattgttcattcagCAGCTAAAATGAACAAAGTTGAACTTTC
The sequence above is drawn from the Culicoides brevitarsis isolate CSIRO-B50_1 chromosome 1, AGI_CSIRO_Cbre_v1, whole genome shotgun sequence genome and encodes:
- the LOC134838098 gene encoding organic cation transporter protein-like, coding for MSVEHLTFDLDSILRELGPFGRFQRKIYTFFSIPFIFAAFFALSYVFTTGVVPHRCLIPECESQNSSEWISFAIPKRFNKTFEQCLRYNSTSMEASCTFDAFNRSDVIRCEEIVFETQEKTIQTEWNLICEENKWKLTIVGTLNVVGQFFCIPIIGIISDRFGRKIALIIGMLGGGIFGTLRAFSQSYPMFLLLEFLDTFCSSGGSNVAYVLSLEYLQPQHRSMGAMVFSIMYPVGMIFIALLANYLQNWRHLLLSLYVPTFIGFFYFWLIPESMRWLHSKGRLDEISKIVHSAAKMNKVELSKETLEMLKIPPRNLETEKVTKSESVLSIFKYKKMFFIVVNCSFCICVNSLVYFGLSLNSVTLAGNKYLNFILSSFVEFPSHVFGYFLLEKAGRRFSICFCTISAGICCVVTELIPTDELQWRFAFYLLGKLLITTSFTIIYVYAAEMFPTCMRNSLIGICSMAGRIGAVIAPQMPLLASFNPSLPLYLFGSLSLAAGITSLGFPETSNAKLPDTIEEVLNLGKQKMIKNSD